A single genomic interval of Zunongwangia sp. HGR-M22 harbors:
- the coaBC gene encoding bifunctional phosphopantothenoylcysteine decarboxylase/phosphopantothenate--cysteine ligase CoaBC produces MSVLRGKKILLGITGGIAAYKTASLVRLFIKAGAEVRVVMTPAAKEFITPLTLSTLSKNEVYSSFTEEENEVWNNHVELGLWADIMLIAPATANTLSKMVSGNSDNFLLATYASAKCPVYYAPAMDLDMYKHPSTKNNFETLENYGNLMIPAGTGELASGLSGKGRMAEPEEIISFLENDLSASLPLKGKKIMVTAGPTYEAIDPVRFIGNHSSGKMGYEIAKVAANLGAEVILVSGPTHLQIEKDLVNLIKVTNTQQMYDAVMEHFGSVHAVIAAAAVSDYTPEKVSDQKIKKADENLTIKLIKTQDILKALGENKRHQKLIGFALETNNELENAKSKLKRKNLDFVVLNSLQDKGAGFQSDTNKVSFVFAEEVKTFGLKQKSEVAQDILNELINLFHE; encoded by the coding sequence ATGTCTGTACTACGAGGCAAAAAAATACTTTTGGGTATAACCGGCGGTATTGCGGCTTATAAAACGGCCTCGTTAGTTCGACTTTTTATTAAAGCCGGCGCAGAAGTCCGTGTGGTGATGACGCCGGCTGCAAAAGAATTTATTACTCCGCTTACCCTTTCTACGCTTTCCAAAAACGAAGTTTATTCTTCTTTTACTGAAGAAGAAAACGAAGTTTGGAATAATCATGTAGAACTAGGATTATGGGCAGATATTATGCTTATCGCGCCCGCAACAGCCAATACACTTTCCAAGATGGTTTCGGGTAATAGTGATAACTTTTTACTCGCAACATATGCTTCGGCCAAATGTCCGGTTTATTATGCACCTGCTATGGATCTGGATATGTACAAGCATCCTTCTACTAAAAATAATTTCGAAACTTTAGAAAATTACGGTAATCTTATGATTCCTGCGGGAACAGGAGAACTTGCTAGTGGATTAAGCGGTAAAGGAAGAATGGCCGAACCCGAAGAAATAATTAGTTTTTTAGAAAATGATTTGTCGGCATCTTTACCTTTAAAAGGTAAAAAGATAATGGTTACAGCGGGGCCAACTTACGAAGCTATAGATCCCGTACGTTTTATAGGCAATCACAGTAGTGGTAAAATGGGGTATGAAATTGCAAAAGTTGCCGCAAATTTGGGCGCTGAGGTAATTTTGGTTTCTGGTCCCACACATTTGCAGATAGAAAAAGATCTGGTGAATTTAATAAAAGTCACCAATACCCAGCAAATGTACGATGCAGTTATGGAGCATTTTGGAAGTGTACACGCAGTTATAGCAGCAGCGGCAGTTTCAGATTATACTCCAGAAAAAGTATCTGATCAAAAAATTAAAAAAGCAGATGAGAATTTAACTATAAAACTCATCAAAACACAGGATATTTTAAAAGCTTTAGGCGAAAATAAGCGTCATCAGAAATTAATTGGATTTGCTTTAGAAACTAATAACGAGTTAGAAAATGCAAAATCTAAACTGAAAAGAAAGAATCTCGATTTTGTTGTGCTAAATTCTTTACAGGATAAAGGCGCGGGTTTTCAAAGCGATACGAATAAAGTAAGTTTTGTTTTTGCTGAAGAAGTTAAAACTTTTGGGTTAAAACAGAAGTCTGAGGTAGCGCAGGACATTCTAAACGAATTAATTAATCTGTTTCATGAATAG
- a CDS encoding DNA-directed RNA polymerase subunit omega — translation MDIKKTEAAVNTTTLDKNKIDAPTDNIYEAISIIAKRANQINSEIKKELLEKLDEFATYNDSLDEIFENKEQIEVSKFYERLPKPHALAVEEWLSDKIYYRNTKDSEEAI, via the coding sequence ATGGATATTAAAAAAACTGAAGCAGCGGTTAATACTACTACGCTCGACAAAAACAAGATTGATGCCCCTACAGATAACATCTACGAGGCAATTTCAATTATCGCTAAAAGAGCTAATCAGATCAATTCAGAAATCAAAAAAGAGCTATTGGAAAAGCTGGATGAGTTTGCAACTTACAACGATAGTTTAGATGAAATTTTCGAAAATAAGGAGCAAATTGAAGTTTCTAAGTTTTACGAAAGACTTCCTAAGCCACATGCTTTGGCAGTAGAAGAGTGGTTAAGCGATAAGATTTACTATCGTAACACCAAAGATTCAGAAGAAGCAATCTAA
- a CDS encoding outer membrane protein assembly factor BamD, with protein sequence MMRKGLLLLGFIFILQSCSDYQKVLKSENAGDKYTFAEKLYNEAKEEDSNRKYRKALRLFEQILPQYRGKPQGEKLSYLYADSYYQVGDYYLSSFEFERFVQSYPNSDKVEEASFKAAKSYYEESPRFELDQTDTNKAVEALQNYLNKYPDGEYVEEANVMATELRLKLEKKAFEIAKQYWRIGGNYREGNFTAAITSFNNFIADYPGTPYREEAFYLRFDAAYSYAINSYRNLMQERLQEAKEYYQAYKKSYPDGEYLANVDEAYEEIQARLKTFN encoded by the coding sequence ATGATGAGAAAAGGATTACTCTTACTAGGTTTTATTTTTATTCTTCAGTCCTGTAGTGACTACCAAAAAGTGTTAAAAAGTGAGAATGCGGGTGATAAATACACCTTTGCTGAAAAACTTTACAATGAGGCTAAAGAAGAAGATAGCAACCGTAAATATAGAAAAGCGCTTCGTCTTTTTGAACAGATTTTACCCCAATACCGTGGAAAACCTCAGGGTGAGAAATTAAGCTATCTTTATGCCGATTCTTATTATCAGGTTGGGGATTATTATTTGTCAAGTTTTGAGTTTGAGCGATTTGTTCAATCTTATCCAAATAGTGATAAGGTAGAAGAAGCATCTTTTAAAGCGGCTAAAAGTTACTATGAAGAATCACCACGTTTCGAGTTAGATCAAACAGATACAAATAAGGCTGTAGAGGCACTACAAAATTATCTTAACAAGTATCCTGATGGTGAATATGTAGAGGAAGCCAATGTTATGGCAACCGAGCTGCGATTAAAATTAGAGAAAAAAGCATTTGAAATAGCTAAACAATATTGGAGAATTGGGGGGAATTATCGCGAAGGAAACTTTACCGCGGCAATTACCTCATTCAATAATTTTATAGCAGATTATCCTGGGACACCATATCGCGAAGAAGCGTTTTACCTAAGATTTGACGCAGCATATTCTTATGCTATTAATAGTTATAGGAATTTAATGCAAGAACGTTTACAAGAAGCGAAAGAATATTATCAGGCATACAAGAAGAGTTATCCTGATGGTGAGTATCTTGCGAATGTAGACGAAGCATACGAAGAGATACAAGCAAGGTTGAAAACTTTTAATTAG
- the dapA gene encoding 4-hydroxy-tetrahydrodipicolinate synthase, whose amino-acid sequence MSAFVGTGVALVTPFKNDLSVDFEALERLVEDQIANGIDYLVVLGTTGEYTTLTKQEKEQVIKCIVTVNNGRLPLVLGIGGNNTMAVVDEVKSTNLKDFQAVLSVSPYYSKPSQEGIFQHFKMIAEASPLPIILYNVPGRTGSNMLPETIARIALECDNVIGVKEAAGDIVQAMKLISLVPEDFKVISGDDMITLPMTLAGGAGVISVIGQAFPAEFSQMVQLGLEGNAKEAYQIHYKIAPSIDLAFAEGNPVGIKAILEKKGICDKNVRLPLVNASEGLQNKIGEFINQFHTAIV is encoded by the coding sequence ATGAGCGCGTTTGTAGGCACAGGAGTGGCATTAGTAACTCCTTTTAAAAATGATCTAAGTGTAGATTTTGAAGCTTTAGAGCGATTGGTAGAAGATCAAATCGCAAATGGTATCGATTATCTTGTAGTTTTAGGAACTACAGGAGAATATACAACGCTTACTAAACAGGAAAAAGAACAGGTAATTAAATGTATTGTTACAGTAAATAATGGTCGTCTTCCTTTGGTTTTAGGGATAGGAGGAAATAATACTATGGCTGTGGTAGACGAAGTTAAATCTACAAACCTTAAAGATTTTCAGGCAGTTTTATCGGTTTCTCCATATTATAGTAAACCATCGCAGGAAGGGATTTTTCAGCATTTTAAAATGATAGCAGAAGCATCACCGCTACCTATAATTTTATATAATGTACCTGGAAGAACAGGATCTAATATGTTGCCAGAAACTATTGCTAGAATTGCTCTGGAATGTGATAATGTAATAGGAGTGAAGGAAGCAGCGGGAGATATAGTACAGGCTATGAAGTTGATTAGTCTTGTGCCAGAAGATTTTAAAGTGATTTCTGGTGACGATATGATTACACTGCCAATGACGCTTGCTGGTGGAGCAGGAGTGATTTCTGTAATAGGGCAGGCATTTCCTGCTGAATTTTCCCAAATGGTACAATTAGGTTTGGAAGGAAACGCAAAAGAAGCCTACCAAATACATTACAAAATAGCGCCTTCTATAGATTTGGCTTTTGCTGAAGGTAATCCGGTAGGTATTAAAGCAATATTAGAGAAAAAAGGAATCTGCGATAAAAATGTAAGATTGCCTTTGGTAAATGCTTCAGAAGGATTGCAAAACAAAATTGGTGAATTTATTAATCAATTTCATACCGCTATCGTTTAG
- a CDS encoding 5'-nucleotidase C-terminal domain-containing protein — MKRNILLFFSAISILTFSACKSGPGNSKTQIEAKEIPIDSTISADKEIEDYIAPYKEHLNETLDTPIAYNPTVLSKGEKGMNTGIGNLMADIVMEQSNPVFENRTGNSIDFVLLNYGGIRAELNKGDITTRDAYNMMPFENQIVIAELSGKKVKDLLSYLEKGKSAHPVSGIKINMDKDYHITEASVNGQKINESQNYFIATSDYLQQGGDSMNFFKDPVNLYNIDYKLRNAIIDYFEKTDTITATQDDRFIKE; from the coding sequence ATGAAAAGAAACATTCTATTATTTTTTTCAGCAATAAGTATACTTACTTTTTCGGCCTGTAAATCTGGCCCCGGAAATTCCAAGACTCAAATTGAAGCCAAAGAAATTCCTATCGATAGCACAATTTCAGCAGATAAAGAAATCGAAGATTACATTGCTCCCTATAAAGAACATCTTAATGAAACCTTAGATACGCCCATAGCCTACAATCCAACTGTCTTAAGCAAAGGAGAAAAGGGGATGAATACCGGTATTGGTAATCTAATGGCCGATATTGTGATGGAACAATCTAATCCTGTTTTTGAAAATCGCACCGGTAATTCTATTGATTTTGTTTTGCTGAATTATGGCGGTATTCGTGCCGAATTAAATAAAGGGGATATTACAACGCGTGATGCCTACAACATGATGCCTTTTGAAAATCAAATTGTAATTGCTGAATTATCTGGGAAAAAGGTAAAAGACTTACTTTCTTATCTTGAAAAAGGAAAATCTGCACATCCTGTTAGCGGCATAAAAATAAATATGGATAAAGATTATCACATTACTGAAGCCAGTGTAAACGGACAAAAAATTAATGAATCTCAAAATTATTTCATAGCAACTTCAGATTATTTACAACAAGGTGGAGATAGTATGAACTTTTTTAAAGATCCAGTTAATTTATACAATATCGATTATAAATTGAGAAATGCTATTATCGATTATTTTGAAAAAACCGATACCATTACGGCTACACAAGACGATAGATTTATTAAAGAATAG
- a CDS encoding bifunctional metallophosphatase/5'-nucleotidase codes for MKRRNFIQQTSAASAFVGLGGLSSLSFTEAPKHITILHTNDVHSHIEAFGPDHHRNPNMGGVAKRAVLIERIRRENPNTLLLDAGDIFQGTPYFNFYGGELEFKLMSKLKYDASTLGNHDFDNGIDGLYAQLPHADFDFLISNYDFSNTIMDGHTKPYKIFTKSDIKIGVFGVGIELKGLVNDKLYKETKYLDPVEMATDMSNVLKNEENCDLVICLSHLGYKYDSQKMDDHKLAAKTDNIDLIIGGHTHTFLNKPTVIKNKVDKEVMINQVGCYGLYLGRIDFYLNGKKPSVSNGKSMQV; via the coding sequence ATGAAAAGAAGAAATTTTATTCAGCAAACATCAGCAGCTTCAGCATTTGTAGGATTAGGTGGTTTATCTTCACTTAGTTTTACTGAAGCTCCAAAACACATTACTATACTTCATACTAACGATGTACACAGTCATATCGAAGCATTTGGCCCAGATCACCATAGGAATCCAAACATGGGCGGAGTAGCTAAAAGAGCTGTTTTAATTGAAAGAATAAGGCGTGAAAACCCTAATACGCTTTTGTTGGATGCCGGAGATATTTTTCAGGGAACGCCGTATTTTAATTTTTATGGCGGCGAGCTGGAATTCAAATTAATGAGCAAATTAAAGTATGATGCTTCTACTTTAGGTAATCATGATTTTGATAACGGAATCGATGGTTTATATGCTCAACTTCCTCATGCAGATTTTGATTTTCTGATCTCAAATTACGATTTCAGTAATACTATTATGGACGGGCACACAAAACCGTACAAAATTTTCACAAAAAGCGATATTAAAATCGGCGTTTTTGGTGTAGGAATAGAATTAAAAGGTCTGGTTAACGATAAGCTATACAAAGAAACGAAGTATCTGGATCCTGTTGAAATGGCCACAGACATGAGTAACGTTTTGAAAAACGAAGAAAACTGCGATCTCGTTATTTGTCTCTCTCACCTGGGATATAAATATGACAGCCAAAAAATGGATGACCATAAATTAGCCGCTAAAACCGATAATATCGATTTAATTATTGGAGGTCACACCCATACTTTTTTAAACAAACCTACTGTGATTAAAAACAAAGTAGACAAAGAGGTAATGATTAATCAAGTAGGATGTTACGGACTTTATCTAGGCCGAATTGATTTTTATTTAAACGGAAAAAAACCTTCTGTTAGCAACGGTAAAAGTATGCAGGTTTAA
- a CDS encoding nitroreductase family protein yields the protein MSLLEDLHWRYATKKMNGKKVPQDKLDYILEAARLAPSSSGLQPYKIIVISDKALLEKIKGISWNQSQITDCSHLLVFAAWDHYSNERVSEVFNYTMDERGLPHETMDDYKANILSLYEPLGQTWQAEHASKQSYISFAMAIAAAAEQKVDATPVEGFVPEQLDKLLKLEGSGYKSTLLLPLGYREEENDWLVNMKKVRTPKEDFISEMTIADAAEYNEEPMDKSIGDLKK from the coding sequence ATGAGTTTATTAGAAGATTTACATTGGCGATATGCCACCAAAAAAATGAATGGCAAAAAAGTGCCTCAAGATAAATTGGATTATATATTAGAAGCGGCACGTTTAGCTCCTTCTTCTTCAGGCTTACAGCCGTATAAGATTATTGTAATTTCAGACAAAGCTTTATTAGAGAAAATAAAAGGAATTTCTTGGAATCAGAGTCAGATTACCGATTGTTCTCATCTTCTAGTTTTTGCTGCATGGGATCATTACAGCAACGAACGTGTTTCTGAAGTTTTTAATTACACGATGGACGAGCGTGGTTTACCCCACGAAACGATGGACGATTACAAAGCTAATATCTTAAGTTTATACGAGCCATTAGGACAAACTTGGCAAGCCGAACATGCTTCTAAGCAAAGTTATATTTCTTTCGCCATGGCTATCGCCGCAGCTGCCGAGCAAAAAGTTGATGCTACACCGGTAGAAGGTTTTGTGCCTGAACAACTGGACAAACTTCTTAAATTGGAAGGAAGTGGTTATAAGAGTACGCTTTTACTACCATTGGGATACCGTGAAGAAGAAAACGACTGGTTGGTAAACATGAAAAAAGTACGTACGCCTAAAGAAGATTTTATTAGCGAAATGACCATAGCTGATGCCGCTGAATATAACGAAGAGCCTATGGATAAATCTATTGGTGATTTAAAGAAATAA
- a CDS encoding sulfatase family protein, with amino-acid sequence MSIKKSNFLMLLLVVGALFSCKNEKGSSENKEEEATKKRPNIVFIISDDHAYQAISSYGGRLAEIAPTPNIDRISEEGMRFNNALVTNSICGPSRATILTGKYSHKNGFVDNTIGTKFDFSQQTFGELLQQAGYKTGVLGKLHLGTTPTKGFDYIDILPGQGSYYNPTFVNEEGQYQVEGYATEIITDKAIEWMDGVKNDEEPFMLFLGHKSPHRPWQPGPNELGMYEGVEIPEPETLFDDYSGNREVAALNYMSISDAMKMEQDIKITDQPQAGFNEKQQKAWDSIYDPIIKKFRNDKPTGKDLTRFKYQRYMRDYLASVAGVDKGVGKVLDYLKEAGLDENTIVIYTSDQGFYLGEHGWFDKRWMYKESLKTPLLVKWPGKVKAGTVNNDLVSNLDFAETFLDIAETKIPDDMQGRSLVPVLEGNTPEDWRDAHYYHYYEHPSEHNVRRHYGITTDKYKLIHFYYDMDVWELYDLEKDPNEMQNVYGDPAYDEVKKELHKRLEALRDKYDDNDSLNQKYIEEYKEKVKENPLVEYWKLEPEEMKRLYQEYLEKQK; translated from the coding sequence ATGAGCATTAAAAAATCTAATTTTTTAATGCTTCTTCTTGTTGTTGGAGCTCTTTTTTCCTGTAAAAATGAAAAAGGCAGTAGCGAAAACAAGGAAGAAGAAGCAACCAAAAAAAGGCCAAATATCGTATTCATCATCAGTGATGATCACGCATATCAAGCGATAAGTTCTTATGGAGGCCGTTTAGCTGAAATTGCCCCAACTCCTAATATCGATAGGATTTCTGAAGAAGGTATGCGGTTTAATAATGCCTTGGTTACAAATTCTATTTGTGGACCTTCAAGAGCAACGATTCTTACTGGGAAATACAGCCATAAAAACGGATTTGTAGACAATACTATTGGTACCAAATTCGATTTTAGTCAGCAAACATTTGGCGAATTACTACAACAAGCGGGTTATAAAACCGGAGTTTTAGGGAAATTGCATTTAGGAACTACGCCTACTAAAGGTTTTGATTATATCGATATTTTACCGGGACAGGGATCTTATTATAATCCTACTTTTGTTAATGAAGAAGGGCAATATCAGGTAGAAGGCTATGCTACTGAAATTATTACAGATAAAGCCATTGAGTGGATGGACGGTGTAAAAAATGATGAAGAACCTTTTATGCTGTTTTTAGGTCATAAATCTCCGCACAGACCTTGGCAACCCGGTCCTAATGAGTTAGGAATGTACGAAGGTGTAGAAATCCCCGAACCAGAAACATTATTTGATGATTATTCTGGGAATAGAGAAGTAGCTGCGTTAAATTATATGTCTATTTCTGATGCAATGAAAATGGAGCAGGACATTAAAATTACCGATCAGCCACAAGCCGGTTTTAACGAGAAGCAGCAAAAAGCCTGGGACTCTATTTACGATCCTATTATTAAAAAATTCAGAAATGATAAACCTACCGGTAAAGACTTAACCCGTTTTAAATATCAGCGCTATATGAGGGATTATTTAGCCTCGGTAGCTGGTGTAGATAAAGGTGTAGGGAAAGTATTGGATTATTTAAAAGAAGCAGGTTTGGATGAAAATACTATTGTGATTTATACCTCAGATCAAGGATTTTATTTAGGCGAACACGGTTGGTTCGACAAAAGATGGATGTACAAAGAATCTTTAAAAACCCCTTTACTTGTAAAATGGCCGGGCAAAGTAAAAGCCGGTACCGTTAATAACGATTTGGTTTCTAATTTAGATTTTGCTGAAACATTTTTAGATATCGCCGAAACCAAAATTCCTGATGATATGCAAGGTAGAAGTTTAGTGCCTGTTTTAGAGGGAAACACTCCTGAAGACTGGAGAGATGCACATTATTATCATTATTACGAGCATCCATCTGAGCATAATGTAAGACGTCATTACGGGATCACTACCGATAAATATAAATTAATACATTTTTATTACGATATGGATGTGTGGGAATTATATGATCTGGAAAAAGATCCTAATGAAATGCAGAATGTTTATGGAGATCCTGCTTACGATGAAGTAAAAAAAGAACTGCACAAAAGGCTTGAAGCTTTACGCGATAAATATGATGATAACGATAGTTTAAATCAAAAATATATCGAAGAATATAAAGAGAAAGTAAAAGAGAATCCTTTAGTAGAATACTGGAAATTAGAACCTGAAGAAATGAAAAGATTATATCAGGAATATTTAGAAAAACAGAAATAA
- a CDS encoding beta-glucosidase family protein produces MKKNFKKLGLFAVVALGSVQLTTAQKAPQLGKASVDEVIKAMTPEEKVDLLVGPGMPGYAGLVPLEGEPDVRVLGQAGGNEEVNRLGIPKTVFADGPAGLRIQPKRENNPNTYYATAFPVGTALASSWNTELIEEVGKAMGEEVKEYGVDVLLAPALNIHRNPLNGRNFEYYSEDPLVAGKIASAYVKGIQSHDVGTSIKHFAANNQETNRLSVNAHITERAMREIYLRGFEIAVKEAQPWTVMTAYNKINGVYASANEDLLTKVLRDEWGYKGLVMTDWFGGYPGFTSINEKTSVSDVVAQMEAGNDLLMPGTQNQKDALIKAIKEGKVDEAAIDRNLRHILNYILETPTVAKYKYSDDPDLKAHAEVTRNAATEGMVLLKNEDNALPYTSKKGTVAVFGDTSYDFIAGGTGSGDVNEAYTVSLIEGLTNAGYTIDNDLQEAYVPFVKEATAKEMKRRKEEGGLLASVQRIPEMPLDKEMLAEKAKSSEVAVITIGRNAGEQHDRKINNDFYLGQDEIKMINSVSDAFHAERKKVIVILNIGGVIETASWKDKVDAVLLAWQAGQEGGNSVADVFSGAKNPSGKLTMTFPMDYNNEPSAANFPGVPANDPKEVFYEEDVYVGYRYFNTFNVKPSYEFGFGKSYTTFEYSDLKFSTNNFKDEIEVSVKVKNTGKVAGKEVVQVYVAAPAKMVDKPSAELRAFGKTKVLKPGKSEKLTFTLKARDLASFVDAKSAWIAEKGTYTVKIGASSLDIKMAKNFTLDQDITVEEVNNTFDLDVEMETLKN; encoded by the coding sequence ATGAAAAAGAATTTTAAGAAATTAGGACTCTTTGCTGTTGTTGCACTTGGAAGTGTTCAACTAACGACGGCTCAAAAAGCACCGCAGTTAGGGAAAGCTTCTGTAGATGAAGTGATCAAAGCAATGACACCGGAAGAAAAAGTAGATTTATTAGTAGGTCCCGGGATGCCGGGCTACGCAGGTTTGGTGCCTCTAGAAGGTGAGCCTGACGTACGTGTGTTAGGACAAGCCGGAGGAAATGAAGAAGTGAACCGTTTAGGAATACCTAAAACCGTTTTTGCCGATGGTCCTGCGGGATTACGAATTCAACCGAAAAGAGAAAATAACCCGAACACCTATTATGCTACGGCGTTTCCGGTAGGAACTGCCTTGGCTTCTTCTTGGAACACCGAGTTGATTGAAGAAGTTGGTAAAGCAATGGGTGAAGAAGTAAAAGAATATGGGGTAGATGTTTTATTGGCTCCTGCTTTAAATATTCATAGAAACCCATTAAACGGAAGAAATTTCGAGTATTATTCGGAAGATCCTTTAGTGGCTGGTAAAATTGCTTCAGCTTACGTAAAAGGAATTCAATCTCACGATGTAGGTACTTCTATTAAGCATTTTGCAGCAAACAATCAAGAAACCAATCGTTTGTCAGTTAATGCACATATTACCGAGCGTGCAATGCGTGAAATCTATTTACGTGGTTTCGAAATTGCGGTAAAAGAAGCACAGCCTTGGACGGTAATGACGGCTTACAATAAAATTAATGGCGTGTATGCTTCTGCCAACGAAGATTTACTAACCAAAGTGTTAAGAGACGAATGGGGGTATAAAGGCTTGGTAATGACCGATTGGTTTGGTGGTTACCCTGGTTTTACTTCGATTAATGAAAAAACTAGCGTAAGTGATGTTGTTGCTCAGATGGAAGCTGGTAACGATTTATTGATGCCAGGTACTCAAAACCAAAAAGATGCTTTAATCAAAGCCATTAAAGAAGGTAAAGTAGATGAAGCAGCGATCGATAGAAATCTGCGTCATATTTTAAATTATATTTTAGAAACACCTACTGTAGCTAAATATAAGTATAGCGATGATCCAGACTTAAAAGCGCACGCTGAAGTAACACGTAACGCAGCTACAGAAGGAATGGTTTTATTAAAAAACGAAGACAACGCATTGCCTTATACCAGTAAAAAAGGCACCGTAGCTGTTTTTGGAGATACCTCTTACGATTTTATCGCCGGTGGTACGGGTAGTGGCGATGTAAATGAAGCCTATACCGTTTCTTTAATCGAAGGTTTAACCAATGCAGGTTATACCATCGATAACGATCTTCAAGAAGCTTATGTTCCTTTTGTGAAAGAAGCTACAGCAAAAGAAATGAAGCGTCGTAAAGAAGAAGGTGGTTTATTAGCTTCTGTACAACGAATCCCAGAAATGCCTTTAGATAAAGAAATGCTAGCTGAAAAAGCAAAATCTTCTGAGGTCGCCGTAATTACTATTGGTAGAAATGCCGGAGAGCAACACGATAGAAAAATAAATAACGATTTCTATTTAGGGCAAGATGAAATTAAAATGATCAATTCTGTAAGTGATGCTTTTCACGCCGAACGTAAAAAAGTGATCGTCATTTTAAACATTGGCGGAGTGATTGAAACTGCCAGCTGGAAAGATAAAGTAGATGCTGTTTTATTAGCGTGGCAAGCCGGACAAGAAGGAGGAAACTCTGTTGCCGATGTATTCTCTGGAGCTAAAAATCCTTCCGGAAAATTAACAATGACCTTCCCAATGGATTATAACAACGAACCTTCTGCAGCTAACTTCCCAGGCGTTCCTGCAAACGATCCTAAAGAAGTATTTTACGAAGAAGATGTTTATGTTGGGTACCGTTATTTTAATACCTTTAATGTAAAACCATCTTACGAGTTTGGTTTTGGTAAATCGTATACCACTTTTGAATATTCAGATTTAAAATTCAGTACAAACAATTTTAAAGATGAAATAGAAGTTTCTGTAAAAGTGAAGAACACAGGTAAAGTTGCAGGTAAAGAAGTAGTACAAGTTTATGTTGCTGCTCCTGCAAAAATGGTAGATAAACCTTCAGCAGAATTGCGTGCATTTGGTAAAACAAAAGTTCTAAAACCAGGAAAATCAGAGAAGTTAACCTTTACTCTAAAAGCAAGAGACCTTGCTTCTTTTGTAGATGCAAAAAGCGCTTGGATTGCTGAAAAAGGAACCTATACCGTAAAAATTGGAGCTTCGTCTTTAGACATTAAAATGGCTAAGAATTTTACGCTAGATCAAGATATCACTGTAGAAGAAGTGAACAATACGTTTGATCTTGATGTTGAAATGGAAACTCTGAAAAATTAA